CGCAGTAAAGGGGGGGCCATGTGCGAGAGCAGCTACTGGGACCGGTTCTGGCGGCGAAAGGTGAGCCGGCGCCGTCTCCTCCGGGGGGCCGCTTTGGGGGCTGGTGGCCTGGCAGCGGCTGCCCTAGTGGGGTGCCAGGAGGAGGCGGCGGGGCCGCCGCCCCCCCAGCCCACCGTGGGGCCAGGGGGTATCCCTAGCATCCCCAGCGGCCTCTACTTCACCCCTACCCCCGCCCCTGAGGGATCCCGCGGGGGCATGATTCGCTTCTTCGGCTATGATGCCCTTGTCTTCGATACGCTGGACCCTCACCAGACCCAGTTCGGACCTACCTATAATGGTCATTCCTCCGTCTTCAGCAAGATCCTCATGTACCTGAGCCACGACACCTTGGAGAAGGCGCCAGACCTGGCCCAGTCCATGCCCGAGGTGGTGGACGAGGTCACGTATGTGGTGAAACTGCGCCCAGGGGTCAAGTTCCACGACACGCCTGAGATCCGCCAGAACTTCCCCCAGGTGGCGGGGCGAGAGCTGACAGCGGAGGACGTCAAGTTCAGCTGGGAGCGGCAGAAATCCAGGGGCGAAATAGTGAACCCCCAGAAACCGCGGGCCATCCTATATTACCGCTCCTCCCAGTATGAGGTCATCGACAAGATAGAAGTGGTGGACAAATATACCCTGCGGGTGACGCTGAAGGAGCCCAACGTGGCCTTCCTGCACTATCTGGCCGATTCCAACGCCTTCATCGTGGCCAAGGAGTTGGTGGACGCGGCCAAGGACGAGATGGGGGAGCCGCGGCGTATGGTGGGCACGGGCCCCTTCATGTGGGGGGAGCTGGTGCCCCTCAACCGCATGGTCATGCGCCGCAACCCCAACTGGTTTGGCTGGGGCCAGCCGGAGCTGGGCCGCCCGTGGCTGGACGGCTGGACCTCCTTCTTCTTCGCTGATTACGCCACCCATGAGGCCCAGTTCCGCCAGAAGCGGGTGGACGTGCTGGGCTCGACGGAGGACGCCGACCAGGTGGTGAAGCTCAAGGAAGCGATACCTGAGCTGAATATAAGCCAAGACCCCCCAATCTCCGGCTGGGTCAACTCCCGCCTCAAGGTGTACTGCGCCCCCTTCAACGACTGGCGGGTTCGGCGGGCCCTCCACCTGGCCATCGACCGTCAGCTCATGCTCCAAGGCATGTTCCGCGGCCATGGGGTGCTACAGCCGCCGGTGGGACGGGCCATCAGCCGCTGGGCCCTGCCGGAGGATGAGCTGGCACGCATCCCCGGTTACCGCGTGGGGGCGGAGCGGGAAGCCGACTTAAGGGAGGCCCGGCAGCTCTACGACGCCGCTGGCCGCCCCCCCATCCGCTTCGCCGTGGCCGACATCCCCACCTACATCCCCTCCTATGCCGGCCAGCTGGTGGTCCAGCTCAAGAGGGTCTTCGGGGACGACGCCGACATCCGCCAGGAGCCCCGGACACCCCTCAACTATGTGCAGATCGCCCAGGGCCTCTTGCGCGGCTGTGAGGAGATCCCCATGACCGTCGCCTATGACAACGGCTGGATCGACCTCGATGACTGGGTGTATCCCTATTTCCACAGCCGTGGGGCCAAGAACTCCTTCTGGGAGCAGCCCCCTGGCACTTCCCCCTTCGACCCCGAGCTGGACAGGCTCCTGGAGGCCCAGAGGCGAGAGACCAAGGAGGAGAAGAGGCGGGAGCTAGGGTTCCAGATCCAGCGCTATCTCTTGGGCATGGACCTGAAGACGCCCGGCAAGGTGGCCAGCCCCGACGAGCTGGCCAAGAGGAAGGCCGTCCACGCTAGGCTCGATTACATCGCCCCTCAGGGCATCACCGTGTGGTGGCCCTACCTCAAAAACCGTACAGCCTGGCCTTGGTTCGGCAACGCCCACTGGTTCGCCATCGTATGGCTGGACCGCACCCATCCATCCTTCCAGGGGAGGCCATCCTGAGCCGAGGCCTTTTCAGTGGGGGGTGAGAGCCCTTGAGAGTCCCCCGGCGCCTGTCCCGCAGGCGGTTCCTGGGGGCGGCGGCGGGGGCGGTGGCAGCGGCCATCATAGGGTGTGGCGAGGGGAGGGAGGAGGCCTCCCCGGCCCCCATACTGGGTGGAGGGCAACCACCGGCAAGGGGCGGGGTCCTGCGTCTGCCGGGGTTCGAGGCGGCGGTTCTGGACACCCTGGACCCTCACCAGACCCAGTTCGGCCCCATATACAGCGCTCATTCATCTATCTTCAGTAAGGTCTTACGCTACGAAGACATCCTCCAGGGGGTCATAACCACCGACCTGGCCCAGGCCATGCCCGAGGTGGTAGGCGACCCGCCCCTGGAGTATGTGGTGCGCCTCCGCCCAGGGGTTCGTTTCCACCGCCCCAGCCAGCTCCTAGGTGGCACCCCTACCCGTGAGGAGTCGCTGGTGGGGGGCAGGGAGCTCACTGCCGAGGACGTCAAGTTCTCCTTGGAACGGCAAATGAACGAGTCCAGCCCTCGCCGCCCCTGGTACTACCGCGCCTATCAGTACAAGGTCATCGAGCGGATAGAGGTGGTGGACCGCTACACGCTGCGGATAGTCCTTAAAGAGCCCACCGCTCCCTTCTTGCACTTTTTGGCCGACACCAACGCCTTCGTAGTGCCGCGGGAAGTGGTGGACAGGAACGACGAGATGAACCGTCAGGAGGCCATGATCGGCACTGGGCCCTTCGTCTGGGCAGGTCTGAAGGTGTTGGAGACGGCCCGCTTTGTCCGCAACCCCGAGTGGTTCGGCTGGGGCCAGCCGGAGTTGGGGCGTCCCTACCTGGACGGCTACGTCTCCATCTTCGCCCCCGATGATGCGCTCATGGAGGCCGCTTTTCGCCAGAAGCAGCTGGATGCCGTCCTCTACTACGCCAATCCCAAGTGGGTGCTTCAGCTTCGAAGCGAATATCCGGAGCTCCAGGCTGTCGATGCCGGGTTCTCGGCCTGGGTGAACATCCGCCTGGTGGTGGACCGTCCTCCCTTCAACGACCCCCGCCTGCGACGGGCCATCCACTTGGCTACCGACCGTCAGCAGATCATCGATGCCTTCTGGCAGAAATGGGGGCGTTTTCATGGGCCTGTCAACCCCATGCTGCATTGGGCGTTGCCAGAGCAAGAGCTCCTCTCCCGCCCCGGGTACCGCACCGGCCCTGGGCGAGAGGAGGACATGCGGGAGGCTCGTCGCCTGTACGAGGCAGCGGGTAGGCCTCCGCTGGAGGTCACCTTCTCCAATCTGCCCCCCTACATAGGGGAGTACGCGCCGATATACCAGAGGCACCTACAGACCGTCCTGGGGGCGGCGGTGACGGTGCGGGTGGTGCCCCAGCACGAGCTGGCTGAGGGGCACCTGCGGGGCACCCTCCCCTTCACCTTCGCCTACGATAACGGCTGGATCGACCTGGACGACTGGACCTATCCCTACTTCCACAGCCGCGGCACCAAGAACTCCTTCCGCCTCTCCGACCCGCAACTAGACAGGCTCCTGGAGGCCCAGCGGCGGGAATTTGTGCTGGAGAGGCGCCGGCAGCTGGGGTGGGAGATCCAGCGCTATCTCCTTGACCATGTCCTGGCCCGCATCGACCTGGTGACCCCCATCAATTTATGGGTGGCCTGGCCTTATTACCGCAACTTCCGGCCTTACGTCTTTTTCGGCACCTCCTATCAATTGGTGGACGCCTGGCTGGACCCCTCACATCCCTCCTTCCGCGGGCGTCCCTCAGGATAAAAAGTGGCCCAGGTGGCACATGCCTAGAAAAGCGCTCATGAGGGTATGTGGGTGAACGTCCCCTGGCCGGCCTGTCAATAAGCGGAGGCCTAAACGCTGGGCCCTTGGGCCGTATGTCCCTGTGAGGTGGGAAGCGCCTATAATGGGCCGTAGATGGCCAGTAAGGTGCGCAAATCACCCCTGTACACCCGAAGCGGGGACGATGGCACCACTTCCTTGTTTGGTGGGCAGAGGGTGGAGAAAGACCATCCGCGAGTGGAGGCCTTTGGCGCCTTGGACGAGCTCAACTCCGCCTTGGGCATGGCCATGTCCTTTATGCGGCAGAGGCGGGTGGCCCGCCTCCTGAAAGAGGTACAGGCCGACCTGTTCGAGTTGGGGGCCGAGCTAGCCAGCCCCGGCACGAGCCGTCGCCTCCTGCCTCAGGGGCGGGTGGAGGCCCTGGAGCGGGCCATCGATGAGTATGACGCCAAGACACCACCCCTCAAGAAGTTCGTATTGCCCGGAGGGGCGCCGGCCGCTGCTGCCCTCCACCTGGCACGTGCCATCTGTCGGCGGGCCGAGAGAAAGGTGGTGGCCCTCTCCCATCGGGAGGAGGTGCGCCCAACCGTCATAATTTATCTCAACCGCCTATCCGACCTCCTCTTCGCCTTGGCCCGCTACATCAACAAGGCAGAAGGGCGCCAGGAGATCTTCTGGCCAGAGGGCCGGTGATGTCCAGCGAAAGGACGTTGTTCCCCGAGGTTGGGGTCCCATGATCCCGATAGGGGACTCGCCTCGTGCGCGCCGCCTGCCCTGGGTGAACCTGGCCATCATCCTGGCCAATGTGATGGTCTTTATCTATGAGCTGTCCCTCGCGCCTTGGGATCTACAGCGCTTCTTCCTGGACTGGGGGGTGGTGCCTGCGCGCCTTACCAACTGGATGTCCGACCCCGCTGGGTGGCGGGAGCCGGCCACTGTGTTCACCAGCATGTTCATCCATGGCGGTTGGATGCACATTATCGGCAACATGCTCTTCTTGTGGGTGTTCGGGGACAATGTGGAGGACGCCTTGGGCCATTTCCTCTACCTGCTGTTCTATCTGGCCAGTGGGGTGGGAGCGGTGGCCTTGCAGGTCCTGGTGGATCAGGGGGGCATGGTTCCCATGGTGGGGGCCAGCGGGGCCATCGCCGGCGTGTTGGGGGCCTATTTCTTGCTATATCCGACGGCCACTGTAGCTGTGCTGGTGCCATGGTTCTGGTTTTTTGGTGCCTTCCCTATGCCCGCTGCCCTCCTCATCGGCTTCTGGTTCTTGCTGCAGCTTTTCAATGGTATAGCTGCCCTCGGGGCGCAGGCGGTGGGCGTGAACGTGGGCGTCGCCTTCTGGGCCCACGTCGGCGGGTTCCTCACCGGACTTCTCCTCACCGCCCTCCTAAGGAGACCCCAGCGGCCCAGGCCCCGTGTTTCAGGGGGGGAGTTCTGGCCCTGAGTGGGGCAGCAGCACCGGCCTGTGCTCGGGTGCCCATCCTGGCTCCACCCACCCTTAGCTCCTCGCCACAGGGCCGCCGCTCATTGACAAATGGGGGTTGCTCCCCCATTATAGGGGTCATAGTCTTTCGGGCGGGTCGTATAGATAGGAGGTGTTGCAGTGGAGCGTTCTCTGCTCGTTGGCGTGTTCCTAGTGTTGGCTGCGGTGGCTTCGGCCTGTGGCGGGGGGGCGGAGGAGGAGCAAGTCGCTGCCCCTGGCCCTCCGACGCCGGCGGCCACCCAACCAGCCGGCGCCAGCCCCGTCGTCGGGGCCACTCCCACACCA
The window above is part of the Dehalococcoidia bacterium genome. Proteins encoded here:
- a CDS encoding ABC transporter substrate-binding protein, which produces MCESSYWDRFWRRKVSRRRLLRGAALGAGGLAAAALVGCQEEAAGPPPPQPTVGPGGIPSIPSGLYFTPTPAPEGSRGGMIRFFGYDALVFDTLDPHQTQFGPTYNGHSSVFSKILMYLSHDTLEKAPDLAQSMPEVVDEVTYVVKLRPGVKFHDTPEIRQNFPQVAGRELTAEDVKFSWERQKSRGEIVNPQKPRAILYYRSSQYEVIDKIEVVDKYTLRVTLKEPNVAFLHYLADSNAFIVAKELVDAAKDEMGEPRRMVGTGPFMWGELVPLNRMVMRRNPNWFGWGQPELGRPWLDGWTSFFFADYATHEAQFRQKRVDVLGSTEDADQVVKLKEAIPELNISQDPPISGWVNSRLKVYCAPFNDWRVRRALHLAIDRQLMLQGMFRGHGVLQPPVGRAISRWALPEDELARIPGYRVGAEREADLREARQLYDAAGRPPIRFAVADIPTYIPSYAGQLVVQLKRVFGDDADIRQEPRTPLNYVQIAQGLLRGCEEIPMTVAYDNGWIDLDDWVYPYFHSRGAKNSFWEQPPGTSPFDPELDRLLEAQRRETKEEKRRELGFQIQRYLLGMDLKTPGKVASPDELAKRKAVHARLDYIAPQGITVWWPYLKNRTAWPWFGNAHWFAIVWLDRTHPSFQGRPS
- a CDS encoding ABC transporter substrate-binding protein, whose translation is MRVPRRLSRRRFLGAAAGAVAAAIIGCGEGREEASPAPILGGGQPPARGGVLRLPGFEAAVLDTLDPHQTQFGPIYSAHSSIFSKVLRYEDILQGVITTDLAQAMPEVVGDPPLEYVVRLRPGVRFHRPSQLLGGTPTREESLVGGRELTAEDVKFSLERQMNESSPRRPWYYRAYQYKVIERIEVVDRYTLRIVLKEPTAPFLHFLADTNAFVVPREVVDRNDEMNRQEAMIGTGPFVWAGLKVLETARFVRNPEWFGWGQPELGRPYLDGYVSIFAPDDALMEAAFRQKQLDAVLYYANPKWVLQLRSEYPELQAVDAGFSAWVNIRLVVDRPPFNDPRLRRAIHLATDRQQIIDAFWQKWGRFHGPVNPMLHWALPEQELLSRPGYRTGPGREEDMREARRLYEAAGRPPLEVTFSNLPPYIGEYAPIYQRHLQTVLGAAVTVRVVPQHELAEGHLRGTLPFTFAYDNGWIDLDDWTYPYFHSRGTKNSFRLSDPQLDRLLEAQRREFVLERRRQLGWEIQRYLLDHVLARIDLVTPINLWVAWPYYRNFRPYVFFGTSYQLVDAWLDPSHPSFRGRPSG
- a CDS encoding cob(I)yrinic acid a,c-diamide adenosyltransferase; translated protein: MASKVRKSPLYTRSGDDGTTSLFGGQRVEKDHPRVEAFGALDELNSALGMAMSFMRQRRVARLLKEVQADLFELGAELASPGTSRRLLPQGRVEALERAIDEYDAKTPPLKKFVLPGGAPAAAALHLARAICRRAERKVVALSHREEVRPTVIIYLNRLSDLLFALARYINKAEGRQEIFWPEGR
- a CDS encoding rhomboid family intramembrane serine protease, with product MIPIGDSPRARRLPWVNLAIILANVMVFIYELSLAPWDLQRFFLDWGVVPARLTNWMSDPAGWREPATVFTSMFIHGGWMHIIGNMLFLWVFGDNVEDALGHFLYLLFYLASGVGAVALQVLVDQGGMVPMVGASGAIAGVLGAYFLLYPTATVAVLVPWFWFFGAFPMPAALLIGFWFLLQLFNGIAALGAQAVGVNVGVAFWAHVGGFLTGLLLTALLRRPQRPRPRVSGGEFWP